The following are encoded together in the Tepidiforma bonchosmolovskayae genome:
- a CDS encoding branched-chain amino acid ABC transporter permease: MPDTPAPAWARTALRIRWPLFVALVCLLPFALSDVWVQMLVFVGLFVVLGLGLNVVVGLAGLLDLGYVAFFAAGAYTMGLLTSPGSPIDSGLNFWLILPLGVLIASGVGLLLGLPVLPLRGDYLAIVTLGFGEIIRLFLINRDDLTRGSQGLSAIPRPELFGYRIDSFTAWFYFVIAAAVLVGFCTARLRDSRIGRAWEAIREDEDVAAAMGVNTTKYKLLAFATGAAIGGLGGVIYASFIGFISPAAFSLQVSIDVLAIVIIGGMGSTPGVILGSLILIGIPRILQFRETGDFLARLEWLRDGLNGLIGAFDAALPGSIGRLPPAETWGARLADDTRFIIFGALLVIVMVVRPSGLWPSSRRRLEFAHDEAEPSAPVSAA; encoded by the coding sequence GTGCCTGATACCCCTGCCCCCGCCTGGGCCCGCACCGCCCTCCGCATCCGCTGGCCGCTCTTCGTCGCGCTCGTCTGCCTGCTGCCGTTCGCCCTCTCCGATGTCTGGGTCCAGATGCTCGTCTTCGTCGGCCTCTTCGTGGTCCTCGGCCTCGGCCTGAACGTTGTGGTCGGCCTCGCCGGCCTGCTCGACCTCGGCTACGTCGCCTTCTTCGCGGCCGGGGCCTACACCATGGGTCTCCTTACCTCGCCCGGCTCGCCGATCGACTCCGGCCTCAACTTCTGGCTCATCCTCCCCCTCGGTGTCCTGATCGCCTCCGGCGTCGGGCTGCTCCTCGGCCTCCCCGTCCTCCCGCTCCGCGGCGACTACCTCGCTATCGTCACCCTCGGCTTCGGCGAAATCATCCGCCTCTTCCTCATCAACCGCGACGACCTCACCCGCGGTTCCCAGGGCCTTTCCGCCATCCCCCGACCGGAGCTCTTCGGCTACCGCATCGACTCCTTCACTGCGTGGTTCTATTTCGTGATCGCTGCCGCCGTCCTCGTCGGCTTCTGCACCGCCCGCCTCCGCGACTCCCGCATTGGCCGCGCCTGGGAGGCCATCCGCGAGGACGAGGACGTCGCCGCCGCCATGGGCGTCAACACCACCAAGTACAAGCTTCTCGCCTTCGCCACCGGCGCCGCCATCGGCGGCCTCGGCGGCGTCATCTACGCCTCCTTCATCGGTTTCATCAGCCCCGCCGCGTTCTCCCTCCAGGTCTCCATCGATGTCCTCGCCATCGTCATCATCGGCGGCATGGGCAGCACTCCCGGCGTCATCCTCGGGTCGCTCATCCTCATCGGCATCCCCCGCATCCTCCAGTTCCGCGAAACCGGCGACTTCCTCGCGCGCCTCGAGTGGCTGCGCGATGGCCTGAACGGGCTCATCGGCGCGTTCGATGCCGCCCTGCCCGGCTCCATCGGGCGCCTGCCCCCTGCCGAAACATGGGGCGCCCGGCTCGCCGACGACACCCGCTTCATCATCTTCGGCGCCCTCCTCGTCATCGTCATGGTCGTCCGTCCCTCGGGGCTCTGGCCCTCCTCCCGCCGCCGCCTCGAGTTCGCGCACGACGAAGCTGAACCATCCGCCCCGGTGAGCGCCGCATGA